One stretch of Streptomyces peucetius DNA includes these proteins:
- a CDS encoding NUDIX hydrolase has protein sequence MTELRSADEILDIVDEHDRVVGQAPRGEAYARGLRHRCAFILVRDGSGRVFVHRRTATKLVFPSLYDMFVGGVVGAGETYDEAALREAEEELGVRGLPRPVPLFTFLYEGERDGGPAPSWWSRVYEVRCDLPVDPQKEEVAWHGFLTEDELETRLSEWEWTPDGLAAYERLKAHRRG, from the coding sequence ATGACTGAGCTGCGGTCCGCGGACGAGATCCTCGACATCGTCGACGAGCACGACCGGGTGGTCGGACAGGCCCCGCGAGGTGAGGCGTACGCCCGCGGGCTGCGTCACCGGTGTGCGTTCATCCTGGTCAGAGACGGATCGGGGCGCGTCTTCGTGCACCGGCGCACCGCCACGAAACTGGTCTTCCCCTCCCTGTACGACATGTTCGTGGGCGGTGTCGTGGGCGCCGGCGAGACCTACGACGAGGCCGCGCTGCGGGAGGCGGAGGAGGAACTCGGCGTGCGCGGACTCCCGCGCCCCGTACCGCTGTTCACGTTCCTCTACGAGGGCGAACGCGACGGCGGCCCCGCGCCGAGCTGGTGGTCGCGGGTCTACGAGGTGCGCTGCGACCTCCCGGTGGATCCGCAGAAGGAGGAGGTCGCCTGGCACGGCTTCCTCACGGAGGACGAGCTGGAGACGCGGCTGAGCGAATGGGAGTGGACGCCGGACGGGCTGGCCGCGTACGAGCGGCTCAAGGCGCACCGCCGCGGATGA
- a CDS encoding molybdopterin-dependent oxidoreductase yields MLGLGAAGVAAAPYLQRGLESLLGAAADKDPTGLTGLLPNGGGFRYYSVASSVPRRTAETYRLTVDGLVENPATYTLADLRALPQTRVVRDVQCVTGWRVPDTPFEGVKLSELLDAAGVRPAARAIRFTCFDGTYSESLTLTQARRDDVLVALRMQDKPVSHSHGGPVRLYVAPMYFYKSAKWLSGITVTEAVRPGYWEERGYDVDAWVGRSNGRTDTPTV; encoded by the coding sequence ATGCTCGGCCTCGGCGCGGCCGGCGTCGCCGCCGCGCCGTACCTGCAGCGCGGCCTGGAAAGCCTCCTCGGCGCCGCGGCCGACAAGGACCCGACAGGACTGACGGGCCTGCTTCCGAACGGCGGCGGCTTCCGCTACTACTCCGTCGCCTCCTCCGTGCCGCGCAGGACCGCGGAGACCTACCGCCTCACCGTCGACGGTCTCGTCGAGAACCCGGCCACGTACACCCTGGCCGACCTCCGCGCCCTGCCGCAGACCCGCGTGGTGCGGGACGTGCAGTGCGTCACCGGGTGGCGGGTGCCCGACACGCCCTTCGAGGGCGTGAAGCTCTCGGAGCTGCTGGACGCCGCCGGGGTACGGCCGGCCGCCCGCGCGATCCGGTTCACCTGCTTCGACGGCACGTACAGCGAGAGCCTCACCCTCACCCAGGCCCGCCGCGACGACGTCCTCGTCGCCCTGCGGATGCAGGACAAGCCGGTCAGCCACTCGCACGGCGGCCCGGTCCGGCTCTATGTGGCGCCGATGTACTTCTACAAGTCGGCGAAATGGCTCTCCGGGATCACGGTCACCGAAGCCGTCCGCCCCGGCTACTGGGAGGAGCGGGGCTATGACGTCGACGCCTGGGTCGGCCGGTCCAACGGCCGCACCGACACCCCCACCGTCTGA
- a CDS encoding M14 family zinc carboxypeptidase, with amino-acid sequence MVVSHRRSRKRIALSCALVAAAAGGLLPFMSFSPAGAAEDGFRPQLVTVDTPTRAARSELGTLGLDVTEHAGHGYTEVVLHQPGDALALRAAGFTWEVRIPDLVQRESEINTANRAYAAATATSPLPSGRDSYRSLADYNADLDRLATRHPGIVKKITLKHKSLEGKPVHGVEIAHDVTAAKDGRPVFLMLGLHHAREWPSGEHAIEFAHDLVKNHGSDDRITALLKKARVVVVPVVNVDGFEKSYNDGQLVDLRTVDGGGTASILATPGNAYKRKNCRIVDGQAPLAGECSLTSSPGGYAVGVDLNRNYGAYWGGPGASAQSVDPTYRGAAPFSEPETQNIRHLISTRQVTGLITNHTFSNLVLSPGGVAPDTIGPGGQPVGSAADDEALVALGDRMAAQNGYTSQHSWELYDTTGSTEDWSYNATGGFGYTFEIGPDEFHPPFPEVVDEYLGAGEFAGRGNREAFLIALESAVDTATHSVISGKAPEGATLRLRKSFATPTWTGSITDTLDTTMTVGRGGSYTWHVNPSTRPVVKARQLQVISSEPLEQQSWTGTTAPGQRTEQEFTVGREADVLEVKLDWPTPDDLDLYVLRKNADGTLTQVASSAGFVGEKERALLQDPEQGTYVLRVENFASATPSWTLTASLFDATEEQTGGLIENWTLTCERDGKVLERVPVVVDRGQKVKADLKTCARNWSTN; translated from the coding sequence GTGGTCGTTTCACATCGACGATCCCGCAAGCGCATCGCACTGTCGTGCGCCCTGGTCGCAGCCGCCGCGGGCGGACTGCTGCCCTTCATGTCCTTCTCCCCCGCCGGAGCGGCGGAGGACGGATTCCGGCCCCAGCTCGTCACGGTGGACACCCCCACCAGAGCGGCCAGATCGGAGCTCGGCACACTCGGCCTCGACGTCACCGAACACGCGGGCCACGGATACACCGAAGTGGTCCTGCACCAGCCCGGCGACGCCCTGGCGCTGCGCGCGGCCGGCTTCACCTGGGAGGTGCGCATACCGGACCTCGTCCAGCGGGAGTCCGAGATCAACACCGCCAACCGCGCCTACGCGGCCGCCACCGCCACCTCGCCGCTGCCCTCGGGCCGCGACAGCTATCGGAGCCTCGCCGACTACAACGCGGACCTCGACCGCCTCGCGACGCGGCATCCCGGGATCGTCAAGAAGATCACGCTCAAGCACAAGAGCCTCGAGGGCAAACCCGTCCACGGCGTCGAGATCGCGCACGACGTGACCGCGGCCAAGGACGGGCGGCCGGTCTTCCTCATGCTGGGTCTGCACCACGCCCGCGAATGGCCCTCGGGCGAGCACGCCATCGAGTTCGCCCACGACCTGGTCAAGAACCACGGCAGCGACGACCGGATCACCGCGCTGCTGAAGAAGGCCCGCGTCGTGGTCGTGCCCGTCGTCAACGTCGACGGTTTCGAGAAGTCCTACAACGACGGACAGCTGGTGGACCTGCGCACCGTCGACGGCGGCGGCACGGCGTCCATCCTGGCGACGCCCGGCAACGCCTACAAGCGCAAGAACTGCCGGATCGTCGACGGCCAGGCCCCGCTCGCCGGCGAGTGCTCCCTGACGAGCAGCCCCGGCGGTTACGCCGTCGGCGTCGACCTCAACCGCAACTACGGCGCGTACTGGGGCGGTCCCGGCGCGTCGGCACAGTCCGTCGACCCCACCTACCGCGGCGCCGCGCCCTTCTCCGAACCCGAGACGCAGAACATCCGTCACCTGATCAGCACCCGGCAGGTGACCGGGCTGATCACCAACCACACGTTCTCCAACCTGGTCCTCAGCCCCGGCGGCGTCGCACCGGACACGATCGGCCCCGGCGGGCAGCCGGTCGGCAGCGCGGCCGACGACGAGGCGCTCGTGGCGCTGGGTGACCGGATGGCCGCCCAGAACGGCTACACGAGCCAGCACAGCTGGGAGCTGTACGACACCACGGGCTCCACGGAGGACTGGTCGTACAACGCGACCGGCGGCTTCGGCTACACCTTCGAGATCGGGCCGGACGAGTTCCATCCGCCGTTCCCCGAGGTCGTCGACGAGTACCTGGGCGCCGGCGAGTTCGCGGGCAGGGGCAACCGCGAGGCATTCCTCATCGCGCTGGAGAGTGCCGTCGACACCGCCACCCACTCGGTGATCTCCGGCAAGGCGCCCGAGGGCGCGACCCTGCGGCTGCGCAAGAGCTTCGCCACGCCGACCTGGACCGGGAGCATCACCGACACCCTGGACACGACGATGACCGTCGGCCGCGGCGGCTCGTACACATGGCACGTCAACCCGTCCACCCGGCCGGTCGTCAAGGCGCGCCAGCTCCAGGTGATCTCCTCCGAGCCGCTGGAGCAGCAGAGCTGGACGGGCACCACCGCGCCGGGGCAGCGCACCGAGCAGGAGTTCACGGTCGGCCGGGAGGCGGACGTCCTCGAGGTGAAGCTGGACTGGCCCACCCCGGACGACCTCGACCTGTACGTGCTGCGCAAGAACGCCGACGGCACGCTCACCCAGGTCGCGAGCTCGGCCGGGTTCGTCGGTGAGAAGGAGCGCGCTCTCCTCCAGGACCCGGAGCAGGGCACGTACGTCCTGCGGGTCGAGAACTTCGCCTCGGCGACGCCGTCCTGGACGCTCACCGCGTCACTGTTCGACGCCACCGAGGAGCAGACCGGCGGCCTGATCGAGAACTGGACGCTCACCTGCGAGAGGGACGGCAAGGTCCTCGAACGGGTGCCCGTCGTGGTCGACCGCGGGCAGAAGGTCAAGGCCGATCTGAAGACCTGCGCCAGGAACTGGAGCACCAACTGA
- a CDS encoding GntP family permease, with translation MTSLSVEMLAADTVEPITSAGNAQLGIAVLAGIAVIVLLITKFKLHAFLALTIGSLALGAFAGAPLGAAIASFTTGLGSTVAGVGVLIALGAILGKLLADSGGADQIVDTILARASGRAMPWAMVLIASIIGLPLFFEVGIVLLIPVVLMVAKRGNYSLMRIGIPALAGLSVMHGLIPPHPGPLVAIDAVGANLGVTLALGLVVAVPTVIIAGPVFSKYAARWVDIPAPEKMIPQRQSEHLEKRPSFGATVATVLLPVVLMMAKALVDIVVDDPEHSVQRVTDVIGSPLIALLAAVVLGLFTLGRAAGFTKERLSSTVEKSLAPIAGVLLIVGAGGGFKQTLIDIGVGRMILDFSEDWAIPTLLLAWLIAVAIRLATGSATVATISAAGLVAPLAADMSTSHAALLVLAIGAGSLFFSHVNDAGFWLVKEYFGMSVGQTIKTWSVMETIISVVGIVFVLLLSLVL, from the coding sequence GTGACCAGTCTCAGCGTCGAGATGCTGGCAGCGGACACCGTCGAACCGATCACCTCGGCGGGTAACGCACAGCTGGGCATCGCCGTCCTCGCGGGCATCGCTGTCATCGTCCTGCTCATCACCAAGTTCAAGCTGCACGCCTTCCTCGCGCTGACCATCGGGTCGCTCGCGCTCGGCGCGTTCGCCGGTGCTCCGCTCGGTGCGGCGATCGCCTCCTTCACCACCGGTCTCGGTTCGACCGTCGCGGGTGTCGGCGTCCTGATCGCCCTCGGCGCGATCCTCGGCAAGCTGCTCGCGGACTCCGGCGGCGCCGACCAGATCGTCGACACGATCCTCGCGCGGGCGAGCGGACGGGCCATGCCGTGGGCGATGGTGCTGATCGCCTCGATCATCGGACTTCCGCTCTTCTTCGAGGTCGGCATCGTCCTGCTGATCCCGGTCGTGCTGATGGTCGCCAAGCGCGGCAACTACTCGCTGATGCGCATCGGCATCCCGGCACTGGCCGGCCTCTCCGTGATGCACGGCCTCATCCCGCCGCACCCCGGCCCGCTCGTCGCGATCGACGCCGTCGGCGCCAACCTCGGTGTCACGCTGGCCCTCGGCCTGGTCGTCGCCGTGCCGACCGTGATCATCGCGGGTCCGGTGTTCTCCAAGTACGCCGCGCGCTGGGTGGACATCCCCGCGCCCGAGAAGATGATCCCGCAGCGTCAGTCGGAGCACCTGGAGAAGCGTCCGAGCTTCGGCGCCACCGTCGCCACGGTGCTGCTGCCCGTCGTCCTGATGATGGCCAAGGCACTCGTCGACATCGTCGTGGACGACCCCGAGCACTCCGTCCAGCGGGTCACCGACGTCATCGGCTCGCCGTTGATAGCACTCCTCGCCGCCGTCGTCCTCGGCCTGTTCACCCTGGGCCGCGCCGCCGGGTTCACCAAGGAGCGCCTCTCCTCGACCGTCGAGAAGTCGCTCGCCCCGATCGCCGGTGTGCTGCTGATCGTCGGCGCCGGCGGCGGTTTCAAGCAGACGCTGATCGACATCGGTGTCGGCCGGATGATCCTGGACTTCTCCGAGGACTGGGCCATCCCGACACTGCTGCTCGCCTGGCTGATCGCCGTCGCGATCCGGCTGGCGACCGGCTCCGCGACCGTGGCCACGATCTCCGCGGCCGGTCTGGTCGCCCCGCTCGCCGCCGACATGTCGACGTCGCACGCCGCCCTGCTCGTCCTCGCCATCGGCGCCGGCTCGCTGTTCTTCAGCCACGTCAACGACGCCGGCTTCTGGCTGGTGAAGGAGTACTTCGGCATGAGCGTCGGCCAGACGATCAAGACCTGGTCGGTGATGGAGACGATCATCTCGGTCGTCGGCATCGTCTTCGTCCTGCTGCTGTCACTCGTCCTCTAG
- a CDS encoding YidH family protein, whose protein sequence is MSDFVQTLRLWFAPARIRDEGETPDYRFSLANERTFLAWIRTALALIGGGFAVDQFLPDLRWGVRAGLALALIGTGAACAVRAVNHWVRCERAMRRGEDLPVSRFPALLAVVVAVVSLAMVVVVAWGDV, encoded by the coding sequence GTGAGCGACTTCGTACAGACCCTGCGGCTGTGGTTCGCACCGGCGCGGATCCGGGACGAGGGAGAGACCCCCGACTACCGGTTCTCGCTCGCCAACGAGCGGACCTTCCTGGCCTGGATCCGTACGGCGCTGGCGCTCATCGGCGGCGGTTTCGCGGTCGACCAGTTCCTGCCGGACCTGCGCTGGGGTGTGCGGGCGGGGCTGGCGCTCGCACTCATCGGCACCGGCGCCGCGTGTGCCGTGCGGGCCGTGAACCACTGGGTGCGGTGCGAGCGGGCTATGCGCCGCGGCGAGGACCTTCCGGTGTCGCGCTTCCCCGCGCTGCTGGCGGTCGTGGTCGCGGTCGTGTCGCTCGCCATGGTGGTCGTCGTGGCGTGGGGCGATGTATGA
- a CDS encoding FAD-binding dehydrogenase, with translation MAYDADVIVIGAGLAGLVATAELVDAGRKVILLDQEPEQSFGGQAHWSFGGLFFVDSPEQRRMRIKDSHALALQDWLGTAGFDRDEDRRPREWAEAYVDFAAGEKRAWLHRQGVRFFPVVGWAERGGYDARGHGNSVPRFHITWGTGPGLVAPFERRVREGVARGLVQFRFRHRVTGLGRSAGSLDTVTGEILEPSDAERGTASSREVTGAFELKAQAVIVTSGGIGGNHDLVRAQWPERLGTPPEKLLSGVPAHVDGLMLGIAERAGASHINRDRMWHYTEGIENWNPIWARHGIRILPGPSSLWLDARGRRLPVPLFPGFDTLGTLDHIMRTGHGYTWFVLDRRIIGKEFALSGSEQNPDLTGKSVRDVFVRARADVPAPVKAFMDKGVDFVVEKDLGALVRGMNALTGEGLIDEAELRREITARDREIANPFTKDLQVTAIRGARKYLGDKLIRTAAPHRLLDPKAGPLIAVRLNILTRKSLGGLETDLSSRVIGAAGTPLEGLYAAGEAAGFGGGGVHGYRSLEGTFLGGCLFSGRAAGRAAAAAVA, from the coding sequence ATGGCGTACGACGCTGACGTGATCGTGATCGGGGCAGGGCTCGCCGGCCTCGTGGCCACCGCCGAACTGGTCGACGCCGGACGGAAGGTCATCCTTCTCGACCAGGAGCCCGAGCAGTCCTTCGGCGGCCAGGCGCACTGGTCCTTCGGCGGCCTGTTCTTCGTCGACTCGCCCGAGCAGCGCCGTATGCGCATCAAGGACAGTCACGCCCTCGCACTCCAGGACTGGCTGGGCACCGCCGGATTCGACCGGGACGAGGACCGCCGGCCGCGCGAGTGGGCCGAGGCGTACGTCGACTTCGCGGCGGGGGAGAAGCGGGCCTGGCTGCACCGACAGGGCGTGCGGTTCTTCCCCGTCGTCGGCTGGGCGGAACGCGGCGGCTACGACGCGAGGGGCCACGGCAACTCCGTGCCGCGCTTCCACATCACCTGGGGCACCGGCCCGGGTCTGGTCGCGCCCTTCGAGCGCCGGGTCCGCGAAGGCGTCGCCAGGGGACTGGTGCAGTTCCGGTTCCGGCACCGGGTCACCGGCCTCGGCCGCAGCGCCGGCAGCCTCGACACGGTCACCGGTGAGATCCTCGAGCCGTCCGACGCGGAGCGGGGCACGGCGAGCAGCCGCGAGGTGACCGGCGCCTTCGAGCTCAAGGCCCAGGCCGTCATCGTCACTTCGGGCGGCATCGGCGGCAACCACGATCTCGTGCGCGCCCAGTGGCCCGAGCGGCTCGGCACCCCGCCGGAGAAGCTGCTGTCCGGCGTTCCCGCGCACGTCGACGGGCTGATGCTCGGTATCGCCGAACGCGCCGGCGCCAGCCACATCAACCGCGACCGGATGTGGCACTACACCGAGGGCATCGAGAACTGGAACCCGATCTGGGCCAGGCACGGCATCCGTATCCTGCCCGGCCCGTCGAGCCTGTGGCTGGACGCGCGCGGCAGGCGGCTCCCGGTGCCGCTGTTCCCCGGCTTCGACACGCTCGGCACGCTCGACCACATCATGCGCACGGGCCACGGCTACACCTGGTTCGTCCTCGACCGGAGGATCATCGGCAAGGAGTTCGCCCTGTCGGGCTCCGAGCAGAACCCGGACCTGACGGGAAAGTCGGTCCGCGACGTGTTCGTACGGGCGCGGGCGGACGTGCCGGCGCCGGTGAAGGCGTTCATGGACAAGGGCGTCGACTTCGTCGTGGAGAAGGACCTCGGAGCGCTGGTGCGCGGCATGAACGCGCTGACCGGTGAGGGCCTGATCGACGAGGCGGAGCTGCGGCGCGAGATCACGGCGCGCGACCGGGAGATCGCGAACCCCTTCACGAAGGACCTCCAGGTCACGGCGATCCGGGGCGCTCGCAAGTACCTCGGCGACAAGCTCATCCGCACCGCCGCGCCGCACCGCCTGCTCGACCCGAAGGCCGGACCACTGATCGCCGTGCGGCTGAACATCCTGACCCGCAAGTCGCTCGGCGGACTGGAGACGGACCTGTCGTCGCGGGTGATCGGCGCGGCGGGCACACCGCTCGAGGGCCTGTACGCGGCGGGCGAGGCGGCGGGGTTCGGCGGCGGCGGCGTCCACGGCTACCGGTCGCTGGAGGGCACGTTCCTCGGCGGCTGCCTCTTCTCGGGGCGGGCGGCGGGCCGCGCGGCGGCGGCCGCGGTCGCGTAG
- a CDS encoding S8 family serine peptidase, producing MARVSGGAGRLRALVTVATLAVCVSLLPAAAAGAEGADVTVGSVDGRQVVDGAVRGALEGTVDVTGTARTGAPGTPGESAPLHADAGDSAHVAVGERAVLLGSAYGGTAPYTWAWTAEHGTVTDRDSSSAAFDTTGLAAGTYEVRLTVTDAAGAKTSDTVRVVVVEESSATLLDETKSDPTPGVFPTGQAVEFPFDVPSGVSSFDVTLSWKTTAQDYDLRVTDPSGDVVARSESSGHPEKTSVSSPAAGTWKVVAVKWATVTDEVTAQVVARSRPADPRPKVSAGGPYEFESGAAQRLTGSVSGGTAPVTAAWDLDADGQFDDGTGTTLDTALPDGRHLVTLKATDADGLERRETTSVLVGSAERLAAGPPVTVIGIADTGINPYHLEFSAATYPDPDVLALTKNFTRHPSEYIPGYPAAAPAIPVTLGKGYLPAADKELWTSERVPGGKLHWIPGTKIVGAYSSGVDGAHPVLDDHGHGTGSASVSAGNRYGYCPSCLLVMVEGLDETVATQYPWVDITSHSFGYVGGAPVGPVLSGEEVTKEAAERGQTVLFAAGNGVGNAFDVPVSTWHSDQTGPDWNITVGALRRNDQRAVVGDGIPVHLSSWGIGSLPSACHTGVRCQDQFSGTSAATPYTAGVFGTTLQRVRDAIGDPSAGQESGQVVAEGRAVPSSVYLHDGRLTRAELREAVLKNAFPLGEDNLPSASWPLASPYTAGNVLFEGYGAATPETARRAVDTLLGRALLPERPVEDDFFATDRVIRDSIWGGYDRDGDGTSDPAAAPTGLSVSLDDVATLDGALDLLHRTAAAREDTSGSRAPAGEGVFSYYLHQGQDCGAERTMDRTDRAGDADGCAVSDTLSSAAPYLPTAAYPATDTLGAPLASGSRVRAELYVRTAAPAAMTGPTVLLQATDREIGRGKAAAQPVTGAWTKFTIDFETARHAFTGEQLTVQLLSDSTALASVGYEGDHASKLTVGPAALPPTGLEFGATIDSPADGSEAVAGQTVVAGGRFAFPDLGTDPEGVGGRPETHRVQVSVDDDTFASPVSAVLDDATGTWRADLGGLAAGEHTVHVRAVRDGTPSEVTTTTFRVVPDARVEWQVVQRNAPVDAAAWKPATGTAHWSFALDTGAYGSGSRTIVVRLVEQGVETARDTVRAVFR from the coding sequence ATGGCACGCGTATCCGGCGGAGCCGGCCGGCTCCGCGCCCTGGTCACGGTCGCCACGCTGGCCGTGTGCGTCTCCCTGCTGCCCGCGGCGGCCGCGGGCGCCGAAGGCGCCGATGTCACGGTCGGCTCCGTGGACGGCCGGCAGGTCGTCGACGGAGCCGTGCGTGGCGCCCTGGAGGGCACCGTCGACGTGACGGGAACCGCCCGCACCGGAGCTCCCGGCACGCCGGGCGAGAGTGCTCCGCTGCACGCGGACGCGGGCGACAGCGCCCATGTCGCCGTCGGCGAGAGGGCCGTACTGCTCGGCAGCGCGTACGGCGGGACGGCGCCCTACACCTGGGCGTGGACGGCGGAGCACGGCACCGTCACCGACCGGGACTCCTCGAGCGCCGCGTTCGACACCACCGGACTCGCCGCGGGCACCTACGAGGTGCGGCTCACCGTCACCGACGCGGCCGGCGCGAAGACGTCCGACACCGTCAGAGTCGTGGTGGTGGAAGAGAGTTCGGCCACCCTGCTCGACGAGACGAAGTCCGACCCGACTCCGGGCGTCTTCCCCACCGGCCAGGCCGTCGAGTTCCCCTTCGACGTCCCCTCCGGCGTGAGTTCCTTCGACGTCACCCTGTCGTGGAAGACGACCGCGCAGGACTACGACCTGCGGGTCACCGACCCGTCCGGCGATGTGGTGGCCCGTTCCGAGTCGTCCGGGCATCCCGAGAAGACGTCGGTGTCGTCGCCCGCCGCCGGCACCTGGAAGGTGGTGGCCGTCAAGTGGGCGACCGTCACCGACGAGGTGACCGCACAGGTCGTCGCCCGCAGCCGCCCGGCCGACCCCCGGCCGAAGGTGTCGGCCGGCGGCCCGTACGAGTTCGAGTCCGGCGCGGCACAGCGGCTCACGGGCAGCGTCTCGGGCGGTACCGCCCCGGTCACCGCCGCCTGGGACCTCGACGCCGACGGGCAGTTCGACGACGGCACGGGCACCACGCTCGACACCGCCCTGCCCGACGGGCGGCACCTGGTCACCCTCAAGGCGACCGACGCCGACGGCCTGGAGCGCCGTGAGACGACGTCCGTGCTGGTGGGCAGCGCCGAGCGGCTCGCCGCAGGGCCGCCGGTAACCGTCATCGGCATCGCCGACACCGGCATCAACCCGTACCACCTGGAGTTCTCCGCCGCCACCTACCCGGACCCCGACGTCCTGGCGCTGACGAAGAACTTCACCCGGCACCCGTCGGAGTACATCCCGGGTTACCCGGCCGCCGCGCCGGCCATCCCCGTCACACTCGGCAAGGGCTATCTGCCCGCCGCCGACAAGGAGTTGTGGACGAGCGAGCGGGTGCCGGGCGGCAAGCTGCACTGGATTCCCGGCACCAAGATCGTCGGCGCCTACTCCTCCGGCGTGGACGGCGCGCACCCGGTGCTCGACGACCACGGGCACGGCACCGGCTCCGCCTCAGTGTCCGCGGGCAACCGCTACGGCTACTGCCCGTCCTGCCTGCTGGTCATGGTGGAGGGCCTCGACGAGACGGTCGCCACGCAGTACCCCTGGGTCGACATCACCTCGCACTCCTTCGGCTACGTCGGCGGCGCGCCCGTCGGACCGGTGCTCAGCGGCGAGGAGGTCACCAAGGAGGCCGCCGAGCGCGGCCAGACCGTGCTGTTCGCCGCCGGGAACGGCGTCGGCAACGCCTTCGACGTACCGGTCAGCACCTGGCACTCCGACCAGACGGGGCCCGACTGGAACATCACCGTCGGCGCGCTGCGCCGGAACGACCAGCGGGCCGTCGTCGGTGACGGCATCCCCGTGCACCTGTCGTCGTGGGGCATCGGCAGCCTGCCGTCCGCGTGCCACACGGGTGTGCGGTGCCAGGACCAGTTCAGCGGCACCTCGGCGGCGACCCCGTACACGGCCGGCGTCTTCGGGACCACGCTGCAGCGGGTCCGTGACGCCATCGGTGACCCGAGCGCCGGGCAGGAGTCCGGACAGGTGGTCGCCGAGGGCCGTGCCGTGCCTTCGAGCGTGTACCTGCACGACGGCCGGCTCACCCGCGCCGAACTGCGCGAGGCGGTACTGAAGAACGCCTTCCCGCTCGGTGAGGACAACCTGCCGTCCGCGAGCTGGCCGCTCGCCTCGCCGTACACCGCCGGGAACGTCCTCTTCGAGGGTTACGGAGCCGCGACGCCCGAGACCGCCCGGCGCGCCGTGGACACCCTGCTCGGCAGGGCACTGCTGCCCGAACGGCCCGTCGAGGACGACTTCTTCGCCACCGACCGGGTGATCCGGGACAGCATCTGGGGCGGCTACGACCGCGACGGCGACGGCACCTCCGACCCGGCCGCGGCGCCCACCGGTCTCTCCGTCTCCCTCGACGACGTGGCCACGCTCGACGGCGCGCTCGACCTCCTGCACCGGACGGCCGCCGCCCGCGAGGACACGTCCGGATCCCGGGCCCCTGCCGGGGAGGGCGTCTTCAGCTACTACCTGCACCAGGGGCAGGACTGCGGTGCGGAGCGGACGATGGACCGCACCGACCGGGCCGGCGACGCGGACGGCTGCGCCGTCAGCGACACGCTGTCCTCGGCCGCGCCGTACCTTCCGACGGCCGCCTATCCGGCGACCGACACCCTCGGCGCGCCGCTCGCCTCCGGTTCGCGGGTGCGGGCGGAGCTGTACGTGCGCACCGCCGCGCCCGCCGCGATGACGGGGCCGACGGTCCTGCTCCAGGCGACCGACCGGGAGATCGGGCGCGGCAAGGCCGCCGCGCAGCCCGTCACGGGCGCCTGGACGAAGTTCACGATCGACTTCGAGACGGCCCGGCACGCGTTCACCGGTGAGCAGTTGACGGTGCAGCTGCTCTCCGACAGCACCGCGCTCGCCTCTGTGGGGTACGAGGGCGACCACGCCTCGAAGCTGACGGTCGGCCCGGCGGCGCTGCCGCCCACCGGTCTGGAGTTCGGCGCCACGATCGACTCCCCTGCCGACGGCTCCGAGGCCGTGGCCGGGCAGACGGTCGTCGCCGGCGGCCGGTTCGCCTTCCCGGACCTCGGCACCGACCCCGAGGGCGTCGGCGGCCGGCCGGAGACGCACCGCGTGCAGGTGTCGGTGGACGACGACACGTTCGCCTCGCCCGTCAGTGCGGTGCTCGACGACGCCACGGGCACCTGGCGGGCGGACCTCGGCGGGCTCGCGGCGGGCGAGCACACGGTGCACGTCCGCGCCGTGCGTGACGGCACGCCGTCCGAGGTGACGACCACCACGTTCCGCGTGGTGCCGGACGCCCGGGTCGAGTGGCAGGTCGTGCAGCGCAACGCGCCGGTGGACGCCGCCGCGTGGAAGCCCGCGACCGGGACCGCCCACTGGTCGTTCGCGCTCGATACCGGCGCGTACGGGTCCGGTTCCCGGACGATCGTCGTACGGCTGGTGGAGCAGGGGGTGGAGACGGCGAGGGACACCGTCCGGGCCGTCTTCCGCTGA
- a CDS encoding cytochrome b/b6 domain-containing protein — MTSTPGSAGPTAAPTPPPSERPARVRRFSRAERWVHRTTAALMLLCAATAAALYVPQLAELVGRRHLVVTVHQWSGLLLPAPFLLGLASRAFRADLRRLNRFAPHDRAWLRAVRHRRHGPDARPAGKFNAGQKIYAAWIAGATLVMLGTGLLMWFTGLTPLVWRTSATFVHDWLSLAVGIVIAGHIGMALADPEARRGMRTGSVERRWSRDHHPRWLEDE, encoded by the coding sequence ATGACGTCGACGCCTGGGTCGGCCGGTCCAACGGCCGCACCGACACCCCCACCGTCTGAACGGCCCGCCCGCGTCAGGCGTTTCAGCCGCGCCGAGCGCTGGGTGCACCGCACCACCGCCGCCCTGATGCTGCTCTGCGCCGCGACCGCCGCCGCGCTCTACGTGCCCCAGCTCGCCGAACTCGTCGGCCGCCGCCACCTCGTGGTCACCGTCCATCAGTGGTCGGGGCTGCTGCTGCCGGCGCCGTTCCTGCTCGGGCTGGCCTCCCGCGCGTTCCGCGCGGACCTGCGCCGGCTGAACCGCTTCGCGCCGCACGACCGGGCGTGGCTGCGTGCCGTACGCCACCGCCGGCACGGCCCGGACGCCCGCCCGGCGGGCAAGTTCAACGCCGGGCAGAAGATCTACGCCGCCTGGATCGCCGGCGCGACGCTGGTCATGCTCGGCACCGGACTGCTGATGTGGTTCACCGGGCTCACGCCGCTGGTGTGGCGTACGAGCGCGACGTTCGTGCACGACTGGCTGTCGCTCGCCGTCGGGATCGTGATCGCCGGGCACATCGGAATGGCGCTCGCCGACCCGGAGGCACGCCGTGGCATGCGCACCGGGTCGGTCGAGCGCCGGTGGTCCCGCGACCACCACCCGAGGTGGCTAGAGGACGAGTGA